From a region of the Danaus plexippus chromosome 8, MEX_DaPlex, whole genome shotgun sequence genome:
- the LOC116775294 gene encoding uncharacterized protein LOC116775294 isoform X2 yields the protein MGEISNNLETKENCASKYNWYGNTENMPPNEQNIKFLDHVERVSDEFDEGGEHLNEDEVTITDINSYDLQDSDTARADIGEPLTPQYISIDFTPVHGVDDVESLQEKCLGFWKFVNGNPTLQRLSDKGLEEVHSLTMETNTNIPTNRSDSYNSVNQTIHVFKNVVGQQSLPELKSEMSLSNRLSRTSCRVPDEVDKLCREMKNWDILHPKSMKQPQTVKFDA from the exons ATGGGAGAAATTAGCAATAATTTAGAAACGAAAGAAAATTGtgcttcaaaatataattggtATGGAAATACCGAAAATATGCCACcaaatgaacaaaatattaaatttcttgacCACGTTGAACGTGTCAGCGACGAATTTGACGAGGGTGGAGAGCATTTAAATGAAGACGAAGTTACAATCACAGACATTAACAGCTATGATTTACAAGATTCTGACACAGCAAGGGCTGATATTGGAGAACCTTTGACACCTCAATATATTAGTATAGACTTCACTCCTGTCCATGGAGTTGACGACGTAGAATCTTTACAGGAAAAATGCTTGGGATTCTGGAAATTTGTTAATGGAAACCCAACTTTACAGCGTCTGTCAGATAAAGGACTTGAA GAGGTTCATAGTTTGACAATGGAAACCAATACAAATATTCCTACAAATAGAAGTGATTCCTACAATAGCGTGAATCAGACCATCCATGTCTTTAAAAATGTCG ttggTCAACAATCCCTCCCGGAACTCAAGTCGGAAATGAGTTTATCGAACCGTCTCTCACGTACGAGTTGCCGAGTGCCCGATGAGGTTGATAAGTTGTGCCGCGAAATGAAAAACTGGGATATATTGCATCCTaa ATCAATGAAACAACCGCAAACCGTGAAGTTTGACgcttga
- the LOC116773569 gene encoding uncharacterized protein LOC116773569, protein MLELPKSEETNRKDEDGICKCRPICKSRRRVWKGKIQNTSTELLLERKPLQECFRRWPTKVYANSPCPLFARSRRVTIMKHDEPTVVRICQAPIDDTNDTPYLKLKELAQKLGAWHAVRARCAFCGCCKCCGCGTRCYTLGEHHDDDRRREMRDFDARVKKNYQEMRIMYDKI, encoded by the exons ATGCTAGAATTACCGAAATCAGAAGAAACAAATAGAAAAGACGAAGACGGGATATGCaa ATGCCGCCCAATATGTAAAAGTAGAAGACGAGTGTGGAAAGGAAAGATTCAGAATACCTCGACTGAACTCCTGCTAGAGAGGAAGCCACTCCAAGAGTGCTTCAGGAGATGGCCCacg AAAGTGTACGCGAACAGTCCCTGCCCTTTGTTCGCTCGTTCTCGTCGTGTAACTATCATGAAACATGACGAGCCGACTGTAGTTCGCATCTGTCAAGCTCCAATAGACGACACAAATGATACTCCTTACCTCAAGTTGAAAGAGTTAGCCCAAAAACTAG GTGCCTGGCATGCTGTTAGAGCTCGATGCGCGTTCTGCGGTTGCTGTAAATGCTGTGGCTGTGGCACTCGCTGTTACACACTAGGCGAACATCACGACGATGACCGCAGACGCGAAATGCGAGACTTTGACGCGAgagtcaaaaaaaattatcaagaaATGAGAATCATGtatgacaaaatttaa
- the LOC116775294 gene encoding uncharacterized protein LOC116775294 isoform X1: protein MGEISNNLETKENCASKYNWYGNTENMPPNEQNIKFLDHVERVSDEFDEGGEHLNEDEVTITDINSYDLQDSDTARADIGEPLTPQYISIDFTPVHGVDDVESLQEKCLGFWKFVNGNPTLQRLSDKGLEEVHSLTMETNTNIPTNRSDSYNSVNQTIHVFKNVAHVTRTIFETKQSCDCQNHDDDYLSGEVQKQNPRQVKLKKRYNGRVGQQSLPELKSEMSLSNRLSRTSCRVPDEVDKLCREMKNWDILHPKSMKQPQTVKFDA from the exons ATGGGAGAAATTAGCAATAATTTAGAAACGAAAGAAAATTGtgcttcaaaatataattggtATGGAAATACCGAAAATATGCCACcaaatgaacaaaatattaaatttcttgacCACGTTGAACGTGTCAGCGACGAATTTGACGAGGGTGGAGAGCATTTAAATGAAGACGAAGTTACAATCACAGACATTAACAGCTATGATTTACAAGATTCTGACACAGCAAGGGCTGATATTGGAGAACCTTTGACACCTCAATATATTAGTATAGACTTCACTCCTGTCCATGGAGTTGACGACGTAGAATCTTTACAGGAAAAATGCTTGGGATTCTGGAAATTTGTTAATGGAAACCCAACTTTACAGCGTCTGTCAGATAAAGGACTTGAA GAGGTTCATAGTTTGACAATGGAAACCAATACAAATATTCCTACAAATAGAAGTGATTCCTACAATAGCGTGAATCAGACCATCCATGTCTTTAAAAATGTCG CTCATGTTACACGGACGATTTTTGAAACTAAGCAGTCATGTGATTGTCAGAACCATGATGACGACTACTTAAGTGGCGAAGTGCAAAAACAGAACCCACGTCAAGTGAAATTAAAGAAGAGATACAACGGACGCG ttggTCAACAATCCCTCCCGGAACTCAAGTCGGAAATGAGTTTATCGAACCGTCTCTCACGTACGAGTTGCCGAGTGCCCGATGAGGTTGATAAGTTGTGCCGCGAAATGAAAAACTGGGATATATTGCATCCTaa ATCAATGAAACAACCGCAAACCGTGAAGTTTGACgcttga